In Dyadobacter subterraneus, a single genomic region encodes these proteins:
- a CDS encoding alpha/beta hydrolase has product MKIIITILLITFSTSLTFAQTKKQEQKDESKPFVLGVIDEIQSATLSEKRILNIYLPEGYNRKDTTRYPVVYLLDGSADEDFIHISGLFQFNNFSWINRVPKSIVVGIANVDRKRDFTFPTTLDADKKRFPTTGHSEKFITFLEKELQPFIEKKYKSNASKMLIGQSFGGLLATEILLKKPTLFSKYIIISPSMWWDNGSLFKQSSPILQPEFSQKTDVYIGVGKEGLTPGDNPRVMEVDANLLVEKLRKTKSKNVNIYFDYLPEEDHATITHQAVFNALRLLFPVNNKAE; this is encoded by the coding sequence ATGAAGATCATCATTACAATCTTGCTCATTACATTTTCTACAAGTCTGACTTTTGCGCAAACAAAAAAGCAAGAACAAAAAGATGAAAGCAAACCCTTTGTACTCGGAGTTATTGACGAAATCCAATCAGCTACCCTATCCGAGAAAAGAATTTTAAATATTTATCTTCCAGAGGGTTATAACAGGAAAGACACAACCAGATATCCGGTTGTTTATCTGCTTGATGGCTCGGCTGATGAAGATTTTATTCATATCAGCGGACTTTTTCAATTTAATAATTTTTCCTGGATCAACCGTGTTCCAAAATCGATTGTTGTAGGCATTGCAAACGTCGATCGTAAAAGAGATTTTACTTTTCCCACAACGCTGGATGCGGATAAAAAAAGATTTCCAACCACAGGCCATTCGGAGAAATTCATTACTTTTTTGGAAAAAGAATTGCAGCCGTTTATTGAAAAAAAATATAAAAGCAATGCTTCCAAAATGCTTATCGGTCAATCCTTTGGCGGACTTTTGGCTACTGAAATTTTACTAAAAAAGCCGACATTATTTTCAAAGTATATCATCATCAGTCCAAGTATGTGGTGGGATAATGGTTCACTTTTCAAACAATCCTCTCCTATTTTGCAACCTGAATTTTCGCAAAAAACTGATGTCTATATTGGCGTAGGAAAAGAAGGATTGACTCCCGGCGATAATCCTCGTGTCATGGAAGTCGATGCCAACTTGTTGGTTGAAAAACTGAGGAAAACAAAAAGTAAAAACGTCAACATTTACTTTGATTATTTACCGGAAGAAGATCACGCAACGATAACGCATCAGGCCGTTTTTAATGCGCTGAGATTACTTTTCCCTGTCAATAATAAAGCCGAATAA
- the katG gene encoding catalase/peroxidase HPI: MENESGDISKCPFHNGTLNQKDDVQKVGGAGTRNRDWWPNQLKLSILRQHSSLSNPLQEDFNYAEAFKSLDLEAVKQDLHALMTDSQDWWPADFGHYGPLFIRMAWHSAGTYRVGDGRGGAGSGQQRFAPLNSWPDNVSLDKARRLLWPIKQKYGQKISWADLLILTGNIALESMGFKTFGFAGGRADVWEPDEDVYWGSETTWLGNDHRYGQGSAGVAGHGVVSSDEDPGRQIHTRDLEKPLGAAHMGLIYVNPEGPDGNPDPIASARDIRETFGRMAMNDEETVALIAGGHSFGKTHGAAPSDHVGKEPEAAGLESQGLGWSNSYGTGSGADTITSGLEVIWTKTPTQWSNNFFENLFAFEWELTKSPAGAHQWVAKNADAIIPDAYDSNKKHAPTMLTSDLALRLDPAYEKISRRFLENPDEFADAFARAWFKLTHRDMGPRERYLGPDVPQEELIWQDPIPAVDHALIDESDISALKANILASGLSVSELVSTAWASASTYRGSDKRGGANGARIRLAPQKDWKVNNPARLKKVLGTLESIQQEFNSTQSGGKKVSLADLIILAGNAGVEKAAGNTVTVPFTPGRMDASQEQTDVESVGYLEPIADGFRNYQKGKFTVSTEELLIDKAQLLTLTGPELTVLVGGLRVLDINYDGSKNGVFTTRPGQLTNDFFINLLDMRTAWKPISEDKDVYLGTDRSTGQPKWTASRADLVFGSNAELRAISEVYGSFDAQDKFVKDFVAAWTKVTNLGRFDL; this comes from the coding sequence ATGGAAAACGAATCAGGCGACATCAGCAAATGCCCATTTCATAATGGTACGCTGAATCAAAAGGATGATGTACAAAAGGTAGGTGGTGCCGGAACCAGAAACCGTGACTGGTGGCCAAACCAGTTAAAACTGAGTATCCTGCGTCAGCATTCTTCCTTATCTAATCCGTTGCAGGAAGATTTCAATTACGCCGAAGCGTTCAAAAGCCTTGATCTGGAAGCTGTAAAACAAGATCTTCATGCATTAATGACCGATTCACAGGATTGGTGGCCAGCAGATTTTGGACATTATGGTCCTTTGTTCATTCGTATGGCATGGCATAGTGCCGGAACTTACCGTGTAGGTGATGGTCGCGGTGGTGCAGGGTCCGGGCAACAACGGTTTGCGCCGCTGAATAGCTGGCCGGATAATGTGAGTCTGGACAAAGCACGCAGACTTCTTTGGCCAATTAAACAAAAATATGGTCAGAAAATATCCTGGGCGGATTTATTGATCCTTACCGGTAATATAGCACTGGAGTCCATGGGCTTCAAAACTTTCGGTTTTGCCGGCGGTCGTGCTGATGTGTGGGAGCCGGATGAAGATGTCTACTGGGGCTCAGAGACTACATGGCTTGGTAATGATCACCGTTATGGACAAGGTTCGGCAGGTGTTGCTGGCCATGGTGTGGTTTCCTCGGATGAAGATCCGGGACGTCAGATTCACACACGTGACCTGGAAAAACCGCTTGGTGCCGCTCATATGGGACTGATTTATGTGAATCCCGAAGGACCCGATGGAAATCCTGATCCGATTGCTTCTGCGAGAGATATTCGTGAAACATTTGGCCGGATGGCGATGAACGACGAAGAAACCGTTGCGCTGATCGCAGGTGGCCATAGCTTTGGAAAAACCCACGGCGCTGCTCCTTCTGACCACGTTGGAAAAGAGCCCGAAGCAGCTGGTTTGGAATCACAAGGATTGGGTTGGAGCAATAGTTACGGTACCGGAAGTGGTGCTGATACTATTACCAGCGGACTTGAAGTAATCTGGACAAAAACGCCGACGCAGTGGAGTAATAACTTCTTTGAAAACTTATTCGCTTTCGAATGGGAACTGACAAAAAGTCCAGCTGGTGCTCACCAATGGGTGGCTAAAAATGCAGACGCCATTATTCCTGATGCTTATGACAGCAATAAGAAACATGCGCCAACAATGCTTACGAGCGATCTTGCGCTGAGACTTGATCCTGCGTATGAAAAAATATCAAGACGCTTTCTTGAAAATCCAGACGAATTTGCAGACGCCTTTGCCCGCGCATGGTTTAAGTTAACACACCGTGATATGGGTCCGCGCGAAAGATATCTTGGCCCGGATGTGCCTCAGGAAGAACTGATCTGGCAAGATCCAATTCCAGCAGTTGACCATGCCTTGATCGACGAAAGTGACATTTCTGCTTTAAAAGCAAATATTCTGGCTTCCGGATTAAGCGTATCCGAACTGGTTTCTACTGCCTGGGCTTCGGCAAGTACTTATCGTGGTTCTGATAAACGTGGTGGTGCAAATGGTGCCCGTATTCGTTTGGCGCCTCAAAAAGACTGGAAAGTAAATAATCCGGCTCGGCTGAAAAAAGTATTAGGTACGCTGGAAAGCATCCAACAGGAATTTAATAGCACACAGTCGGGTGGGAAAAAGGTTTCATTAGCCGATTTGATTATTTTGGCTGGTAATGCAGGTGTTGAAAAAGCAGCGGGAAATACCGTCACTGTTCCTTTCACTCCTGGCCGAATGGACGCTTCCCAGGAACAGACTGACGTTGAATCGGTTGGTTATCTCGAACCGATTGCTGATGGTTTCCGTAATTATCAAAAAGGAAAATTCACTGTTTCAACAGAAGAATTGCTAATTGATAAAGCGCAATTGTTAACGCTAACCGGACCAGAATTAACAGTATTGGTTGGTGGCTTGCGTGTATTGGATATCAATTATGACGGTTCCAAAAATGGCGTTTTCACGACACGTCCGGGTCAGCTTACAAACGATTTCTTCATAAACCTGCTTGATATGCGTACCGCATGGAAACCGATTTCAGAAGATAAAGATGTGTATTTAGGAACTGACCGCAGCACTGGTCAGCCGAAATGGACAGCTTCCCG